TAACTCAGTTATCAGTAATATTTTTTAGAATTTCCTACTAAATAGGATTTTCAATGAATAACTTATTCGTCTTATAAAATTTTTTGGGGAGAGTATGAACGAATTTACAAATCAATCCCGTCGTAAGTTTCTTTTAACGGCAGGAGCATCTGCGGTAGGTTCAATCTTTCTTAAAGGATGCTTAGGAAATCCGCCTGGAACAACAGGTAGCACAACTCAAGTTCAACAAGTTGCGGCTACGAATAGTAATCCGGCACAAGGTCCAGAAACTCCCAGAATTAAGTTAGGTTACATCCCAATTGTAGAAGCGGCTCCCTTAATTGTGGCACTAGAAAAAGGTTTTTTTGCGAAATATGGGATGACCGAAGTCGAAATATCAAAACAAGCAAACTGGGGTTCAGCTAGAGATAACGTTGAGATTGGTTCAGCAGGTGGTGGTATTGATGGTGGACAATGGCAAATGCCAATGCCTTATCTTATCTCTGAAGGCAGAATTACCAAAGGCAATGTCCGTATTCCGATGTACGTTTTGTGTCAGCTAAATACACAAGGAAACGGAATTGCGATCGCCAGTAAACATCAAGCCCAAGGTATCGGCTTAAAACTAGCTGGGAAAGAATCATTATTTGCGCAATTAAAATCAGCAGGAACTCAATTTACAGCAGCGTATACTTTTCCACATGCTAATCAAGATTTATGGATTCGCTATTGGCTAGCAGCAGGTGGAATTGATCCAGATAGTGAAGTGAAATTACTCACAGTCCCCGCCGCACAAACTGTCGCCAACATGAAAACAGGAACAATGGATGCATTTAGCACCGGTGATCCTTGGCCTTACCGTATTGTTACAGATGGTATTGGTTATATGGCAGCACTCACCGCAGAGATG
The sequence above is a segment of the Chroogloeocystis siderophila 5.2 s.c.1 genome. Coding sequences within it:
- a CDS encoding CmpA/NrtA family ABC transporter substrate-binding protein, which gives rise to MNEFTNQSRRKFLLTAGASAVGSIFLKGCLGNPPGTTGSTTQVQQVAATNSNPAQGPETPRIKLGYIPIVEAAPLIVALEKGFFAKYGMTEVEISKQANWGSARDNVEIGSAGGGIDGGQWQMPMPYLISEGRITKGNVRIPMYVLCQLNTQGNGIAIASKHQAQGIGLKLAGKESLFAQLKSAGTQFTAAYTFPHANQDLWIRYWLAAGGIDPDSEVKLLTVPAAQTVANMKTGTMDAFSTGDPWPYRIVTDGIGYMAALTAEMWKNHPEEYLAIRAEWVDANPKATKALLKGIMEAQQWCDNFDNRQELTQILSSRNYFNVPEEVLLDPFMGKINMGDRVIDDRSMATLYWKDERGSVSYPYKSHDLWFLTESVRWGFLPPDTLTNANALIDKVNREDLWKQAAQELGIAAADIPTNTSRGVEEFFDGIRFDPANPNAYLQSLKIKRVNV